Proteins encoded within one genomic window of Lysinibacillus louembei:
- the ftsH gene encoding ATP-dependent zinc metalloprotease FtsH, whose protein sequence is MNRIFRYTIFYLLIFLVIVGIFGTVNGSNSAVEELDYKKFFEELESGNVDTVMIQPAKGVLSIVGEYKKSNDEEASKKFTLNVLQNDQQAQQLIFDLENNYNVKVEHAPETSGWVNFFTGIIPFIIIIILFFFLLSQSQGGGNKVMNFGKSKAKLYDQEKKKVRFNDVAGADEEKAELVEVVDFLKDHRKFTEIGARIPKGILLVGPPGTGKTLLARAVAGEAGVPFFSISGSDFVEMFVGVGASRVRDLFENAKKNAPCIIFIDEIDAVGRQRGAGLGGGHDEREQTLNQLLVEMDGFGANEGIIIIAATNRPDILDKALLRPGRFDRQITVGHPDVKGREAILKVHARNKPLADTVDLAAVAQRTPGFSGADLENLLNEAALVAARKSKKTINMADIDEASDRVIAGPAKASRVYSAKEKKLVAFHEAGHVVVGLELDEADTVHKVTIVPRGQAGGYAIMLPKEERFFTTRQELLDRIAGLLGGRVAEEIVLGEVSTGAHNDFQKVTSIARAMVTEYGMSDNLGAVQYGSSQGGNVFLGRDFNSDQNYSDKIAYEIDKEIQNIVDSQYERTKRILTEKRELLNLIAGTLMEKETLNAQEIEHLRDFGKLPEAEVEAVKEEPVAQVTEAQPTVETAGSTTVNEEVVGEQTSPTTADLPQEHKPFGKTEEEPHKPLGKTVQSDEEQK, encoded by the coding sequence ATGAATCGAATATTTCGATATACCATATTTTATTTATTAATTTTTCTCGTAATCGTTGGGATTTTTGGCACAGTAAACGGCAGTAATTCTGCTGTTGAAGAGCTAGATTACAAAAAGTTTTTTGAGGAGCTGGAGTCTGGCAATGTAGATACTGTCATGATACAGCCAGCAAAAGGCGTGCTTTCCATTGTCGGAGAGTATAAAAAATCAAATGATGAAGAGGCAAGCAAAAAGTTTACGCTGAATGTTTTACAAAACGATCAGCAGGCGCAGCAGCTTATTTTCGATCTTGAAAATAATTACAATGTAAAAGTTGAGCATGCACCAGAAACAAGCGGATGGGTGAACTTCTTTACAGGTATTATCCCGTTCATCATCATTATCATTTTATTCTTCTTCTTGTTGAGCCAATCGCAAGGTGGCGGTAATAAAGTGATGAACTTCGGAAAATCGAAGGCAAAGCTATATGACCAAGAAAAGAAAAAGGTTCGCTTTAATGATGTAGCAGGTGCTGATGAAGAAAAGGCAGAGCTTGTCGAAGTTGTAGACTTTTTAAAGGATCACCGCAAATTTACTGAAATTGGTGCACGTATTCCGAAGGGGATTCTACTTGTAGGTCCTCCAGGTACAGGTAAAACGTTACTTGCTCGTGCAGTAGCTGGTGAGGCAGGCGTTCCGTTCTTCTCAATTTCAGGTTCTGATTTCGTAGAAATGTTTGTTGGTGTCGGTGCATCACGTGTTCGTGATTTATTCGAAAACGCGAAGAAAAATGCGCCATGTATCATTTTCATCGATGAAATTGATGCGGTTGGTCGTCAACGTGGTGCTGGTCTTGGTGGTGGTCACGATGAGCGCGAGCAAACATTAAATCAATTGTTAGTTGAAATGGATGGCTTCGGAGCAAATGAAGGTATTATTATCATCGCTGCAACGAACCGACCAGATATTTTGGATAAAGCTTTACTACGTCCAGGTCGTTTTGACCGTCAAATTACAGTAGGACACCCTGATGTAAAAGGTCGTGAAGCGATTTTAAAAGTGCATGCGCGCAACAAACCGCTAGCAGATACAGTTGATTTAGCAGCGGTGGCACAACGCACGCCAGGTTTCTCAGGTGCAGACCTTGAAAACCTATTAAACGAAGCAGCTCTTGTAGCGGCTCGTAAAAGCAAAAAAACAATTAATATGGCAGATATCGATGAAGCATCTGACCGCGTTATTGCAGGTCCAGCGAAGGCAAGCCGCGTTTACTCAGCAAAAGAGAAAAAGCTTGTTGCTTTCCATGAAGCTGGGCACGTAGTTGTCGGTTTAGAGCTAGATGAAGCCGATACAGTGCATAAAGTAACGATTGTTCCTCGTGGGCAAGCGGGTGGTTATGCGATTATGTTACCGAAGGAAGAGCGCTTCTTCACAACGCGCCAAGAGCTACTTGACCGCATTGCAGGTTTATTAGGTGGACGTGTGGCAGAAGAAATCGTGCTTGGAGAAGTATCAACAGGTGCACATAACGACTTCCAAAAAGTAACGAGCATTGCACGTGCAATGGTAACAGAATACGGCATGAGCGATAATCTTGGCGCCGTCCAATATGGCTCAAGTCAAGGTGGCAACGTCTTCTTAGGACGTGACTTTAACTCAGACCAAAACTATTCTGATAAAATTGCTTATGAAATCGACAAAGAAATACAAAACATTGTGGACTCTCAATATGAGCGTACAAAGCGCATTTTAACTGAAAAGCGTGAGCTGTTAAATTTAATTGCAGGCACATTAATGGAGAAAGAAACATTAAATGCGCAAGAAATTGAGCATTTACGCGACTTCGGTAAATTGCCAGAAGCTGAAGTGGAAGCTGTCAAGGAAGAGCCTGTTGCGCAAGTGACAGAGGCACAACCTACTGTAGAAACAGCTGGCTCTACAACGGTGAATGAAGAGGTTGTAGGTGAGCAAACATCACCAACAACAGCTGATTTACCACAGGAGCATAAGCCTTTCGGTAAAACAGAAGAAGAACCACATAAGCCTCTAGGAAAAACTGTGCAATCAGATGAAGAGCAAAAGTAA
- a CDS encoding ABC transporter permease encodes MKGYVIKRLLYMIPTLFGASILIFFLYSLVPGNFIDADQNLTAERKAELYELHGYNEPVVIRYFIWLKNLLQGDLGYSLQFQLPVGEVIGNYIWSSFIVALASLILTWLIAILVGIVSAIRQYSIWDTFITIIVFAAMATPSFFLGLVIIKIFAVDLGWLPAGGMITTGSNFTGWAYVKDVAEHMILPVLVLTMLGIGGLTRYFRTNMLEVIKQDFMRTARAKGLKERVVIFKHGLRNALLPAITLFSFELPALFGGAIITEQIFNWPGIGAIYMQAFSVRDYPLLMGFTMFIALLTVLSNLLADILYGIADPRVRVRK; translated from the coding sequence ATGAAGGGCTATGTTATAAAAAGGCTTCTTTATATGATTCCCACATTATTCGGTGCGTCGATTTTAATTTTCTTTTTATATTCCTTAGTGCCTGGGAATTTTATTGACGCAGATCAAAATTTAACGGCTGAACGGAAGGCAGAGCTATATGAATTGCATGGCTATAATGAGCCTGTTGTTATCCGTTACTTTATTTGGCTAAAAAATTTATTACAAGGTGATTTAGGTTATTCATTACAGTTCCAATTGCCAGTTGGCGAAGTGATTGGAAATTACATATGGAGTTCATTTATTGTAGCACTAGCATCATTAATTTTAACGTGGCTTATTGCCATTTTAGTTGGGATTGTCTCAGCGATTCGCCAATATTCAATATGGGATACATTTATTACAATTATTGTTTTTGCTGCAATGGCAACACCTTCGTTTTTCTTAGGGCTAGTCATTATTAAAATATTTGCGGTTGATTTAGGTTGGCTGCCAGCAGGTGGCATGATTACTACAGGTAGCAACTTTACTGGCTGGGCTTATGTGAAAGATGTAGCAGAGCATATGATTTTACCTGTACTCGTCTTAACGATGCTTGGCATTGGTGGCTTAACACGTTATTTCAGAACGAATATGTTAGAGGTTATTAAGCAGGATTTTATGAGAACTGCTCGAGCTAAAGGACTAAAGGAGCGCGTAGTCATTTTCAAGCATGGCTTACGCAACGCATTGCTGCCAGCTATTACGCTGTTTAGCTTTGAATTGCCGGCATTATTTGGCGGAGCAATTATTACGGAGCAAATTTTTAATTGGCCTGGCATCGGCGCTATTTATATGCAAGCATTTTCAGTGCGTGACTATCCGCTATTAATGGGCTTTACAATGTTTATTGCTTTGTTGACAGTCCTAAGTAATTTATTAGCAGATATTTTATATGGCATTGCTGATCCAAGGGTGCGTGTGAGAAAGTAA
- the hslO gene encoding Hsp33 family molecular chaperone HslO encodes MNDYLVRAIGFNGQVRAFAVRTTETVGEAQRRHNTWPTTSAALGRSMTAAVMMGAMLKGDDKLTVKIEGNGPIGPMIIDADANGHVRGYVTNGQVHFDLNEQGKLDVRRAVGTEGALTVVKDLGLRDMFSGQTPIVSGEIAEDFTYYFATSEQVPSSVGLGVLVNPDNTILAAGGFILQLMPGCEEETIDAIEAQLASIEPVSKMIEKGYTPEQILEAVLGEKGDLQILSTVPVQFQCQCSKERFGAAIIGLGVNEIQEMIDEDGKAEAQCHFCLETYDFSQDELEGFINEINA; translated from the coding sequence ATGAATGATTATTTAGTAAGAGCAATAGGCTTTAATGGACAAGTACGTGCATTTGCTGTACGTACGACAGAAACAGTAGGAGAAGCACAGCGTCGTCATAATACATGGCCAACAACTTCTGCTGCGCTAGGTCGCTCAATGACAGCCGCAGTGATGATGGGGGCTATGTTGAAGGGCGATGATAAGCTAACGGTAAAAATTGAAGGCAATGGACCAATTGGGCCGATGATTATTGATGCAGATGCAAACGGTCATGTACGTGGTTATGTAACGAATGGACAAGTGCATTTTGATTTAAATGAGCAAGGGAAGCTAGATGTGCGTCGAGCAGTAGGAACAGAAGGTGCCCTTACAGTTGTGAAGGATTTAGGCTTGCGTGATATGTTCTCAGGACAAACGCCAATCGTATCAGGTGAAATTGCCGAAGACTTCACATATTATTTTGCGACTAGTGAACAGGTGCCTTCATCTGTAGGGCTTGGTGTCTTAGTGAATCCAGATAATACAATTTTAGCAGCAGGCGGCTTCATTTTACAGCTAATGCCAGGCTGTGAAGAAGAAACAATTGATGCGATTGAAGCACAATTAGCTTCAATTGAGCCTGTTTCAAAAATGATTGAAAAAGGCTACACGCCAGAGCAAATTTTAGAAGCGGTATTAGGAGAAAAAGGCGATCTCCAAATTTTAAGCACAGTGCCTGTGCAATTCCAATGTCAATGTTCAAAAGAGCGTTTTGGTGCAGCAATTATCGGTTTAGGTGTGAATGAAATTCAAGAGATGATCGATGAAGATGGTAAAGCGGAGGCGCAATGTCATTTCTGCTTAGAAACATACGATTTTAGTCAAGATGAATTGGAAGGCTTCATTAATGAGATCAACGCGTAA
- the hpt gene encoding hypoxanthine phosphoribosyltransferase encodes MIQNDIEKIMITEEQIQERIRELGAQLTAEYDHKFPLAIGVLKGAMPFMTDLMKRFDSYVEMDFMDVSSYGNATVSSGEVKILKDLNTSVEGRDVIIIEDIIDSGLTLSYLVELFKYRKAKSIKIVTLLDKPSGRKVDLKADIVGFEVPDGFVVGYGLDYAEKYRNLPYIGILKREVYSF; translated from the coding sequence ATGATTCAAAATGATATTGAAAAAATTATGATTACGGAGGAGCAGATTCAAGAGCGTATTCGTGAACTAGGTGCACAACTAACAGCTGAATACGATCATAAATTTCCGCTTGCTATCGGTGTATTAAAAGGCGCTATGCCTTTTATGACAGATTTAATGAAGCGCTTCGATTCGTATGTCGAAATGGACTTTATGGACGTATCAAGCTACGGAAATGCGACAGTATCTTCAGGAGAAGTAAAAATTTTGAAAGATTTAAACACAAGTGTAGAAGGTCGCGATGTCATCATTATTGAGGATATCATTGATAGTGGCTTAACGTTAAGCTATCTTGTGGAGCTATTTAAGTACCGCAAAGCGAAATCGATTAAAATTGTGACGTTGTTAGATAAGCCTTCTGGACGTAAAGTGGATTTAAAGGCGGATATCGTAGGCTTTGAAGTTCCAGATGGTTTCGTAGTAGGCTATGGATTAGATTATGCAGAAAAATATCGTAACTTACCGTACATTGGCATTTTGAAAAGAGAAGTGTATTCATTCTAG
- the tilS gene encoding tRNA lysidine(34) synthetase TilS — protein MDSFEANVMRYIKKQQLVEAGDRLLIACSGGVDSMGLLYFFQAMRAQLQIEIIVAHVDHMLRGEASAADRAFVEAFCAERHIPIHSIAIPIADMHEKEAGNLQTLCRRERYFFLEQIMHREECTKLVTAHHADDQLETMLMALAKGATVNGLQGMAISRPFAGGELIRPFLTVTKADIASYLQQCGGTYREDASNAKDTYTRNRFRHRIIPLLLEENPRIATHAVQLASQLQQDDAYLMDLAQEAYERNVKKTAESYTIDIHTLQRESPALQRRLILILLNYIYNDSSTLLSQSLLSSIYALFETTNGSATIHLPNHYMMHRAYNIVTVCPNAIYEERVADVITLNKWLDYGNIQLFVGADVGHHDGECYYFQSKAVSFPLHIRTRQEGDRIQLANMSQAKRLSRLFIDCKIPLAERDNWPLLVDAEDEVLAVLGVRVNNKFSKRQRAEDDCVLIVRSAH, from the coding sequence GATTCATTCGAAGCAAATGTTATGCGTTATATCAAAAAGCAGCAATTAGTTGAGGCAGGAGACCGTCTTCTCATCGCTTGCTCTGGCGGCGTTGACTCGATGGGCTTGCTGTATTTTTTTCAAGCAATGCGAGCACAGCTACAAATAGAGATTATAGTAGCGCATGTGGACCATATGCTGCGAGGAGAAGCCTCCGCAGCGGATCGAGCGTTTGTAGAGGCATTTTGTGCAGAGCGGCATATCCCAATACATAGCATAGCGATTCCAATAGCTGATATGCATGAAAAAGAAGCAGGCAATTTACAAACGCTTTGTCGTAGAGAGCGCTATTTCTTTTTAGAGCAGATTATGCATAGAGAGGAGTGTACAAAGCTTGTGACAGCACATCACGCAGATGATCAGCTTGAAACGATGCTAATGGCACTTGCCAAGGGGGCCACAGTAAATGGCTTGCAAGGCATGGCAATAAGTCGACCATTTGCTGGAGGTGAGCTGATTCGCCCATTTTTAACTGTAACAAAGGCAGATATTGCAAGCTATTTACAGCAATGTGGAGGCACATATCGTGAGGATGCGAGCAATGCGAAGGATACTTATACGCGTAATCGCTTTCGTCATCGCATTATTCCACTGCTTTTAGAGGAAAATCCTCGTATTGCAACACATGCGGTGCAGCTTGCGAGCCAGTTGCAGCAGGATGATGCATATTTGATGGACTTAGCACAGGAGGCGTATGAGCGAAATGTGAAAAAAACGGCAGAAAGTTATACAATTGATATTCATACGCTTCAAAGAGAATCACCTGCTTTACAAAGAAGGCTCATTTTAATACTATTAAACTATATTTATAACGATTCAAGTACACTTCTTAGTCAATCATTATTATCATCTATCTACGCTTTATTTGAAACTACAAATGGTAGTGCAACAATCCATTTACCGAATCATTACATGATGCATCGTGCCTATAACATTGTGACCGTTTGTCCGAACGCAATATATGAAGAGCGTGTTGCAGATGTAATAACATTAAATAAATGGCTTGATTATGGGAATATACAACTATTTGTAGGAGCTGATGTCGGGCATCATGATGGTGAATGCTACTATTTTCAATCGAAAGCGGTAAGTTTCCCATTACATATTCGTACAAGGCAAGAGGGCGACCGTATTCAATTGGCAAATATGTCGCAGGCGAAACGGTTATCAAGGTTATTTATTGACTGTAAAATTCCTTTAGCAGAACGTGATAATTGGCCGTTATTAGTCGATGCGGAAGATGAAGTATTAGCTGTACTCGGTGTGCGTGTAAATAACAAATTTTCTAAGCGTCAACGTGCAGAGGACGATTGTGTGCTCATTGTACGTAGTGCTCATTGA
- the opp4C gene encoding oligopeptide ABC transporter permease, with amino-acid sequence MESKPKPSSLWRQITRRFLQNKMSLIGLAFLIFIFLFSFIGPLFSPYVNLGVDPTNINQAPSTAHWLGTDKLGRDVLTRLMIAGRISLLVGLGAMVMSVVIGGVLGIISGFYRGIVDQIIMRIADILMTLPGLPLLFIMAAILSEWKVPTEYRIYIVMLMLSIVGWPGLARLVRSQILSLSERQFMQATEALGLRDVRKLFKHLLPNIIPLLIVSGTLSVGGAILSESTLSFFGLGVVPPDASWGNMITSANSLIDFQKRPWLWVPPGLAIFFTVISINLLGDGLRDAIDPNMKRR; translated from the coding sequence ATGGAAAGTAAACCAAAGCCGTCTTCTTTATGGCGGCAAATTACAAGACGCTTTTTGCAAAATAAAATGTCGCTTATTGGCTTGGCATTTTTAATATTTATTTTTTTATTTTCTTTTATCGGTCCGCTGTTTTCGCCGTATGTAAATTTGGGAGTTGATCCAACAAATATAAATCAAGCACCGAGCACTGCACATTGGCTTGGGACAGATAAACTAGGACGCGATGTATTGACGCGTTTAATGATAGCTGGGCGTATTTCGCTGTTAGTTGGACTAGGTGCGATGGTAATGTCAGTGGTCATCGGTGGTGTATTAGGTATTATTTCAGGGTTTTATCGAGGGATTGTTGATCAAATTATTATGCGAATTGCAGATATTTTAATGACGTTGCCTGGATTGCCATTGCTATTTATTATGGCAGCGATTTTGTCAGAATGGAAAGTGCCAACAGAATACCGTATTTATATCGTGATGTTGATGTTAAGTATTGTCGGCTGGCCGGGCTTAGCTCGACTTGTGCGCAGCCAAATTTTAAGCTTAAGTGAGCGCCAATTTATGCAGGCGACAGAGGCACTTGGTTTGCGTGATGTTCGCAAATTATTTAAACATTTACTGCCAAACATCATTCCACTATTAATTGTGTCAGGTACATTAAGTGTTGGAGGCGCCATTTTAAGTGAGTCAACGCTCAGCTTTTTCGGTTTAGGCGTTGTGCCTCCAGATGCATCGTGGGGCAATATGATTACCTCAGCAAATTCACTGATTGATTTCCAAAAAAGACCTTGGCTATGGGTACCGCCAGGGCTAGCGATATTTTTCACAGTTATTAGCATCAACTTATTAGGGGATGGGCTACGTGACGCGATTGATCCAAATATGAAAAGGAGGTAG
- a CDS encoding peptidyl-prolyl cis-trans isomerase: MRSTRNIRTTPTQPTKTPLSQRRLKTKPALTVLAILLAGNLFWFIMWLLPSKDKSNNDEIVATIDGDEITRQQWLAKMESMYGKETLQGLVNEAVMEKAAKEHKIDVSDKEIDLELALMRSAQDTTDRTFQSLSDKELRQKVRTQLILEKVLAKDIVISDEAVETFYQDNQSLYNIPTSYRTSMIVADSKENIESILQELKNGSEFSVLARERSIDTPSASLGGDIGFIMEQQANIDSAILKAVAKLEKGATSEAVVLSDGRYAILHVSEIKEGQSFTFEDVAEHIKRVLAVEQLSASVVPEIFWADYEVNWFYGDAK; this comes from the coding sequence ATGAGATCAACGCGTAATATTCGCACAACACCAACACAGCCAACTAAAACACCTCTTTCACAGAGGCGCTTAAAAACAAAACCGGCACTAACTGTACTCGCAATTTTATTGGCAGGGAATTTATTTTGGTTTATTATGTGGCTTTTGCCGTCGAAGGACAAATCGAATAATGATGAGATTGTTGCCACGATTGATGGAGACGAAATTACCCGTCAGCAATGGCTAGCAAAAATGGAAAGTATGTACGGAAAAGAGACGTTACAAGGCTTAGTCAATGAGGCTGTAATGGAAAAAGCAGCTAAGGAGCATAAAATTGATGTGTCTGATAAAGAAATTGATTTAGAGCTAGCCTTGATGCGTTCGGCACAGGACACGACAGACCGAACATTCCAAAGCCTTTCAGACAAGGAGCTTCGTCAAAAAGTTCGCACACAATTGATTTTAGAAAAAGTATTAGCCAAGGATATTGTTATTTCGGATGAGGCAGTTGAAACCTTTTATCAGGATAACCAATCGCTATACAATATTCCGACCTCCTATAGAACAAGCATGATTGTAGCGGATTCGAAGGAAAACATTGAAAGCATTTTGCAGGAGCTAAAAAATGGCTCTGAATTTTCAGTGCTAGCAAGGGAGCGTTCTATTGATACACCATCAGCTAGCTTAGGTGGCGATATCGGCTTTATTATGGAGCAACAGGCCAATATTGATTCTGCCATTTTAAAAGCTGTCGCAAAGCTAGAAAAAGGTGCGACAAGTGAAGCTGTTGTTTTAAGTGATGGTCGCTATGCGATTTTACATGTAAGTGAAATTAAAGAAGGTCAATCCTTTACATTTGAGGACGTAGCGGAGCATATTAAACGTGTATTAGCGGTAGAACAATTATCTGCAAGCGTTGTACCAGAAATTTTCTGGGCAGATTATGAGGTAAATTGGTTTTACGGAGATGCAAAATAG
- a CDS encoding ABC transporter substrate-binding protein, producing MSLKKFVSAVGVIGLSALLVACGGDDSAKKTNEQGVASKQEVGQTIVVEDAVIPAENPSASPEIAVKRGDTVVVGLQEPGGVFTPYFNTSGYDGNVQSVMFEPLVDINEKGEPIAGLAEKWDISADGLVYTYTLREGLKFDDGTPLTAADVEFTLTLLHDPAYAGNTDITEASIVGGLDYKNGDATSVSGIKVINDRTIEITTDKVSASTLRLLGGSVLKKDYYGNGYVKGNLDYLAALHQKPIGAGPYRFVAYLPGQEIRYEANEHYYGGAPKAKNFIYKTTVGDAQQFFQTGELDYSALAANQDNFEFLQALGFADINIYTSSAYSYMVFNHEKEVFKDPKVRQAFALGLDRQTIIATYYQGFAQVANVPVSPTSWAYTDEVGSTAYDPEKAKALLEEAGWTEGTDGIREKDGKKLTVYYFTTAGGLGDTLIPIAKENYKAIGIDLQVEQMDFNALLARVDKGDHDLASFSTTMLPDPYDGIEGFHTKSTNSTFKGYGNEEIDALIDATIATNDSGERATAFHELYKALDENPPVIYMAYTKVLSGANARIEGFEPNGYRGIASSLRNLRLAE from the coding sequence ATGAGTTTGAAAAAATTTGTTAGTGCCGTAGGAGTTATCGGTTTAAGTGCATTGCTAGTTGCTTGTGGCGGAGATGACTCGGCTAAGAAAACAAATGAGCAAGGCGTTGCTTCAAAGCAAGAAGTAGGGCAAACAATCGTAGTAGAGGATGCAGTAATTCCAGCTGAAAATCCTTCTGCTTCACCAGAAATTGCTGTGAAGCGTGGTGACACAGTTGTTGTAGGACTACAGGAGCCAGGTGGTGTCTTTACGCCATACTTCAATACAAGTGGCTATGATGGAAATGTGCAGTCAGTAATGTTTGAACCTTTAGTAGACATTAATGAAAAGGGTGAGCCAATCGCTGGCTTAGCAGAGAAATGGGATATTTCAGCAGATGGTTTAGTTTACACATATACATTGCGTGAAGGCTTGAAATTTGATGATGGAACGCCTTTAACTGCGGCAGATGTAGAATTCACATTAACATTATTGCATGACCCAGCATATGCAGGGAATACAGATATTACAGAAGCAAGCATTGTTGGTGGCTTAGACTATAAAAACGGTGATGCTACAAGCGTATCCGGTATTAAAGTAATTAATGACCGCACGATTGAAATTACGACAGATAAAGTAAGTGCAAGTACATTGCGCCTACTAGGTGGCTCTGTTTTGAAGAAGGATTACTATGGTAACGGCTATGTGAAAGGGAATTTAGATTACTTAGCGGCATTACATCAAAAGCCAATTGGTGCAGGTCCATATCGCTTTGTTGCATACTTGCCAGGGCAAGAAATTCGCTATGAAGCAAACGAGCACTATTACGGTGGTGCACCAAAGGCAAAGAACTTTATTTATAAAACAACAGTTGGCGATGCGCAGCAATTTTTCCAAACGGGTGAGTTAGATTACAGCGCGTTAGCAGCAAACCAAGATAACTTTGAGTTTTTACAAGCATTAGGCTTCGCAGATATTAATATTTACACGTCATCGGCTTACAGCTATATGGTATTTAACCATGAGAAGGAAGTATTTAAAGATCCGAAAGTACGCCAAGCATTTGCATTAGGCTTAGATCGTCAAACGATTATTGCAACATATTACCAAGGCTTTGCACAAGTAGCAAACGTGCCTGTATCACCGACATCTTGGGCATATACAGATGAAGTAGGTTCAACAGCTTACGATCCAGAGAAAGCTAAGGCTTTATTAGAAGAGGCTGGTTGGACTGAAGGTACAGATGGTATTCGCGAAAAAGATGGCAAAAAATTAACGGTTTATTACTTTACGACAGCAGGTGGCTTAGGGGATACATTAATTCCGATTGCGAAGGAGAACTATAAAGCGATTGGTATTGACTTACAAGTGGAGCAAATGGACTTCAATGCATTGTTAGCGCGAGTAGATAAAGGTGACCATGATTTAGCATCATTCTCAACAACGATGTTGCCAGATCCATATGATGGTATCGAAGGCTTCCATACAAAGAGCACAAACTCAACATTTAAAGGCTATGGTAACGAGGAAATTGATGCATTAATCGATGCGACAATTGCAACAAACGATAGTGGAGAGCGTGCGACGGCATTCCATGAATTATACAAAGCATTAGATGAAAACCCGCCAGTGATTTATATGGCTTATACAAAGGTATTAAGTGGAGCAAATGCACGTATTGAAGGCTTTGAGCCAAATGGTTATCGAGGAATTGCGAGCAGCTTACGCAATTTACGATTAGCAGAGTAA
- a CDS encoding type III pantothenate kinase, translating into MILVMDAGNTNIIFGIYDNHQLLQNWRIVTERSKTEDEYAMQLKAFFTHEGISFEQIEGIIISSVVPPIMFALQRMCEKYFHIKPLIVGPGVKTGLNIKYENPREVGADRIVNAVAALTEYGTGRPIILVDFGTANTYCYLNEKGDYMGGAIAPGIAISTEALYTRASKLPRIEIARPSQIVGKNTIAAMQAGIVYGFIGQVEGIVSRMKQQSKEEPLVIGTGGFAELIANETQLIDIVDPFLTLKGLYILYQRNQ; encoded by the coding sequence ATGATTTTAGTAATGGATGCGGGCAATACAAATATTATTTTTGGGATATATGACAATCATCAGCTTTTGCAAAATTGGCGTATCGTCACAGAACGTAGTAAGACAGAGGACGAATATGCGATGCAACTGAAAGCATTTTTTACGCATGAGGGCATTTCATTTGAACAAATCGAAGGAATTATTATATCCTCAGTTGTACCACCGATTATGTTTGCCTTGCAAAGAATGTGTGAAAAATATTTTCATATTAAGCCGTTAATTGTAGGACCAGGTGTGAAAACAGGTTTGAATATCAAATACGAAAACCCGCGTGAGGTTGGGGCAGATCGCATCGTTAACGCAGTAGCTGCTTTGACGGAATATGGCACAGGTCGTCCAATCATTCTCGTTGATTTTGGGACAGCTAACACCTATTGCTATTTAAACGAAAAGGGTGACTATATGGGTGGCGCAATCGCACCAGGCATTGCAATTTCCACAGAGGCTTTATACACACGTGCCTCTAAGCTACCGCGCATTGAAATTGCACGCCCTTCACAAATTGTTGGCAAAAATACAATTGCAGCGATGCAGGCAGGTATCGTCTATGGCTTTATCGGTCAAGTTGAAGGCATTGTTAGCCGAATGAAGCAGCAAAGTAAAGAAGAGCCATTAGTGATTGGGACGGGCGGCTTTGCAGAGTTAATTGCAAATGAAACACAATTAATCGACATTGTAGACCCGTTTTTAACATTAAAGGGGCTTTATATTTTATATCAACGAAATCAATAG